A section of the Marinimicrobium koreense genome encodes:
- the hisI gene encoding phosphoribosyl-AMP cyclohydrolase — MSTPDTPDNTQSTWLDQVKWNDDGLVPAIAQDADSGRILMMAWMNRESLALSARENRAVYWSRSRGKLWRKGESSGHVQELKSIELDCDADAIVLKVKQLGGIACHTGRESCFYRTLKEGQWQTMEPVLKDPNEIY, encoded by the coding sequence ATGAGCACCCCGGATACCCCCGACAATACTCAGAGCACCTGGCTCGATCAGGTAAAATGGAACGACGATGGGCTGGTTCCCGCCATCGCCCAGGACGCCGACAGCGGCCGGATTCTGATGATGGCCTGGATGAACCGCGAATCCCTCGCCCTGAGCGCCCGGGAAAACCGCGCCGTTTACTGGTCCCGCTCCCGGGGTAAGCTGTGGCGCAAAGGCGAATCCTCGGGCCATGTGCAGGAACTGAAAAGCATTGAGCTGGACTGTGACGCCGATGCCATTGTGCTCAAGGTGAAACAACTGGGCGGTATCGCCTGCCACACCGGCCGGGAGTCCTGTTTTTACCGGACCCTGAAAGAGGGCCAGTGGCAGACCATGGAGCCGGTTCTGAAAGACCCCAACGAGATTTACTGA
- a CDS encoding phosphoribosyl-ATP diphosphatase, with protein MSTPNTEQVLAELTRVLEARKQNADPKSSYVASLHAKGLNKILEKVGEECTETLLAAKDAERNGDNQHLIMETADLWFHSLVMLSHLGENADAVLNELARRFDLSGHAEKAARNNQT; from the coding sequence ATGAGCACACCGAACACCGAGCAGGTTCTGGCCGAATTGACCCGCGTTCTGGAGGCCCGCAAACAGAACGCGGACCCCAAGTCATCCTACGTCGCCAGCCTGCACGCCAAGGGGCTGAACAAGATTCTGGAGAAAGTGGGCGAGGAGTGCACCGAAACCCTGCTCGCAGCCAAGGATGCCGAACGCAATGGCGACAACCAGCACCTGATCATGGAAACCGCCGACTTGTGGTTCCACAGTCTGGTCATGCTGTCGCATTTAGGCGAAAATGCCGACGCGGTGCTCAACGAGCTGGCGCGGCGCTTTGATTTATCCGGCCACGCCGAAAAAGCGGCGCGCAACAACCAAACATAA
- the tatA gene encoding twin-arginine translocase TatA/TatE family subunit: MGFGGIGIWQLLIILAIVVLLFGTKRLGSIGSDLGKAIKGFKKSVSDDDAEKDSEKDDDSAKRNVEDKTDPNSAQTQQEKSAAEDKNRS, encoded by the coding sequence ATGGGATTTGGTGGAATTGGCATTTGGCAGTTGCTGATCATTCTGGCCATTGTGGTTCTCCTGTTTGGCACCAAGCGTCTGGGCAGTATTGGCAGCGATCTGGGTAAAGCCATCAAGGGCTTCAAGAAGTCGGTCAGCGATGACGACGCCGAGAAAGACAGCGAAAAAGACGACGACAGCGCCAAACGCAACGTTGAAGACAAAACCGACCCGAACAGCGCTCAGACCCAGCAGGAAAAATCCGCAGCGGAAGACAAGAACCGCTCGTGA
- the tatB gene encoding Sec-independent protein translocase protein TatB: MFDIGFFELLIIAIVGLVVIGPERLPEAARAVGLWIGRLKRSLRETRSELEKQLGADDIRRQLHNEEVMRSLEATRRQVQEAVEEGSFQTPLKKYKDEDEPELPDHAHTEPDENTEPKSSDSSSRSGADTDTREADGKGTDSEPTDASSEPAKAPRDSQTPSS, from the coding sequence GTGTTCGATATCGGTTTCTTTGAGCTGCTGATCATCGCGATTGTGGGCCTGGTGGTCATAGGCCCGGAGCGCCTGCCAGAAGCGGCGCGCGCCGTAGGCCTGTGGATCGGCCGGCTCAAGCGCAGCCTACGGGAAACCCGCAGCGAGCTGGAAAAACAGCTTGGCGCCGACGATATTCGCCGCCAGTTGCACAATGAAGAGGTGATGCGCAGCCTGGAAGCTACCCGCCGCCAGGTGCAGGAAGCGGTGGAGGAAGGCTCCTTCCAGACACCGCTGAAAAAATACAAGGACGAAGACGAGCCCGAGCTGCCCGATCACGCGCACACTGAGCCAGACGAGAACACGGAGCCAAAGAGCAGCGACTCGTCCAGCCGCTCCGGGGCCGATACCGACACCCGCGAGGCGGACGGCAAGGGCACTGATTCCGAGCCCACCGATGCCTCATCCGAGCCGGCCAAGGCACCCCGCGATTCACAGACGCCCTCTTCCTGA
- the tatC gene encoding twin-arginine translocase subunit TatC, with protein MTVTPNDKELPLVQHLIELRNRLLRIIIIVLVIFLGLFYFANDIYTLTAAPLQKFLPESAGMIATDVASPFLTPFKLTLFVAVLLAAPFILHQIWAFIAPGLYTHEKRLALPLLASSVVLFYGGMAFAYFVVFPLIFGFFTSVGPEGVAVMTDMAKYLDFVLKLFFAFGVAFEIPIATILMIHAGIITPDGIAKKRPYVVVGCFVMGMVLTPPDVISQTLLALPMWLLFEVGVFFGRMVYRRDRAREAEEEQEL; from the coding sequence ATGACCGTAACCCCGAACGACAAAGAACTGCCCCTGGTTCAGCACCTGATCGAACTGCGCAATCGCCTGCTGCGGATCATCATTATCGTGCTGGTGATCTTTCTGGGCCTGTTCTACTTTGCCAACGATATTTACACCCTGACGGCGGCCCCGCTGCAGAAATTCCTGCCCGAATCGGCGGGGATGATCGCCACCGACGTGGCCTCCCCCTTCCTGACACCATTCAAGCTCACCCTGTTTGTGGCGGTGCTGCTGGCCGCGCCGTTTATCCTGCACCAGATCTGGGCCTTTATCGCCCCCGGCCTGTACACCCACGAGAAGCGCCTGGCTCTGCCGTTGCTGGCCTCCAGTGTGGTGCTGTTCTACGGCGGTATGGCGTTCGCCTACTTTGTGGTGTTCCCGCTGATATTCGGGTTTTTTACCAGCGTGGGGCCGGAAGGCGTGGCGGTGATGACCGACATGGCCAAGTACCTGGACTTCGTCCTCAAGCTGTTTTTCGCCTTCGGGGTGGCGTTCGAGATTCCCATTGCCACCATCCTGATGATTCACGCCGGCATTATCACCCCGGACGGGATCGCCAAGAAACGCCCCTACGTCGTGGTCGGCTGCTTTGTCATGGGCATGGTTCTGACCCCACCCGATGTGATCTCCCAGACGCTGCTGGCCCTGCCCATGTGGCTGCTGTTCGAGGTGGGCGTATTCTTTGGCCGCATGGTGTACCGGCGGGACCGCGCCCGGGAGGCGGAGGAAGAGCAGGAGCTCTAA
- a CDS encoding methyl-accepting chemotaxis protein: protein MLRSLSFKLMAAMAALMLTVAAIILAASYTYLARQQQSNFEQEVDRNLELINSSLLEPLFAYDFQQLEAIAESLVNTALIDQLEITDHRGKAMADAQVSDQAAPGNQHRRDAVEVIRDGDVIGRYNVVFSSEQMAQVLSNQVSLGVIMVVALLVAALFTLALLVRRIVLKPLNLITDNLSHIAEGGGDLTRRLPTDSGDEIAHLSHSYNRVIDQIAAIIRGVVEVTNTFDEHVQQMNQASNDSSHSTDEQLKQLEQASTAINQLSASAEEVARSSGETAERTRDTHDASSRGVSVVQSSQGNIQRLTQQIEQTADKITLLKDSSQNIGKVIEVIRAIAEQTNLLALNAAIEAARAGDQGRGFAVVADEVRTLAQRTQSSTEEIEQIVLQLQTHADEAHDAMEQNTHWAQQTVESGKEVQQVLESVQAHISTINDMNHQVATAAEEQSSVASEVNRFIESVFALSGKVSDNARSMRASSDELLQENNELQRRMHNFKV, encoded by the coding sequence ATGCTTCGCTCACTCTCTTTCAAACTCATGGCCGCGATGGCGGCGCTGATGCTCACCGTGGCCGCCATTATTCTGGCCGCCAGTTACACTTACCTGGCTCGACAACAGCAGAGCAACTTCGAACAGGAAGTTGACCGCAACCTTGAACTGATAAACTCGTCGCTGCTCGAGCCCCTGTTCGCCTATGACTTCCAGCAGCTTGAGGCCATCGCCGAATCCCTGGTCAATACAGCACTCATCGACCAACTGGAAATCACCGACCACCGGGGTAAAGCCATGGCCGACGCCCAGGTCAGTGACCAGGCAGCGCCCGGCAATCAACACCGGCGCGATGCGGTGGAAGTGATCCGCGACGGCGATGTGATCGGCCGCTACAACGTGGTGTTCTCCTCGGAGCAGATGGCGCAGGTACTGAGTAATCAGGTGTCTCTGGGCGTGATCATGGTCGTAGCCCTGCTGGTGGCGGCGTTGTTCACGTTAGCGTTGCTGGTTCGACGCATCGTTCTCAAACCACTGAACCTGATTACCGACAACCTGAGCCATATCGCCGAAGGCGGTGGCGACCTGACCCGGCGCCTGCCGACCGACAGCGGGGACGAAATTGCACACCTGTCACACAGCTACAACCGGGTGATCGACCAGATTGCCGCCATCATTCGCGGGGTGGTCGAGGTGACCAACACCTTCGACGAGCACGTCCAGCAAATGAACCAGGCATCCAACGACAGCTCCCACTCGACCGACGAACAGCTCAAGCAACTGGAGCAGGCCTCCACCGCCATCAACCAGCTTTCGGCGTCCGCCGAAGAGGTGGCCCGTTCCTCGGGCGAAACCGCCGAGCGCACCCGGGACACCCACGATGCCTCCAGCCGCGGGGTCAGCGTGGTGCAGTCATCCCAGGGCAACATTCAGCGCCTGACCCAACAGATCGAGCAGACCGCCGACAAGATTACCCTGCTGAAAGACAGCAGCCAGAATATCGGCAAGGTCATTGAGGTGATTCGCGCGATTGCCGAACAGACCAATCTGCTGGCGCTGAACGCCGCCATCGAGGCGGCCCGCGCCGGAGATCAGGGCCGCGGCTTTGCGGTCGTGGCCGATGAGGTCCGCACCCTGGCCCAGCGCACCCAGAGCTCCACCGAGGAGATCGAGCAGATTGTATTGCAACTGCAGACTCACGCCGATGAGGCCCACGATGCCATGGAACAGAATACCCACTGGGCACAACAGACCGTGGAGAGCGGCAAAGAGGTGCAGCAGGTGCTGGAAAGCGTTCAGGCCCACATCAGCACCATCAACGACATGAATCATCAGGTGGCCACCGCCGCGGAAGAGCAGAGCTCTGTGGCCAGCGAGGTGAATCGCTTCATCGAGTCCGTTTTCGCCCTCTCGGGCAAAGTGTCGGACAACGCCCGTAGCATGCGGGCCAGCTCAGACGAGCTGCTGCAGGAAAACAATGAACTGCAGCGGCGCATGCACAACTTCAAAGTTTGA
- a CDS encoding ABC transporter substrate-binding protein: protein MSHTLQRLFGHARRGCGVLALIGITAASQAQTTLRVNQTDHPLDEFAVGALRVALEFMDGDYELAISDDPITQTRAIERLESDEMDVMWLSSNQEVENRLRPIRFPLLKGLLGYRVFIINPDRQSTMNRVEDRADLSRLTFGQGAGWPDIAILEANGLEVITTSKYDNLFYMVEGGRFDAFPRGVLEPWTELAARPDLPLTVEDRLVLVYPLPFYLFVSEEDAALAEAIHSGLDRALESGRYDEYFFQHPMIEDALTRSNLAERRAFPLENPTLTEETPRSREEYWLDMERLRERSAAD from the coding sequence ATGTCACACACGTTACAGCGGCTGTTCGGCCACGCACGACGCGGATGCGGGGTTCTGGCCCTGATCGGCATCACGGCCGCCAGCCAGGCCCAGACCACGCTGCGCGTCAATCAGACCGATCATCCACTGGATGAGTTTGCCGTGGGCGCCCTGCGGGTCGCGCTGGAGTTTATGGACGGCGACTACGAGCTCGCCATCAGCGATGACCCCATCACCCAGACCCGCGCCATTGAGCGGCTGGAGTCGGACGAGATGGACGTGATGTGGCTGTCGTCAAACCAGGAAGTGGAAAACCGCCTGCGTCCCATCCGCTTCCCGCTCCTGAAGGGCCTGCTGGGCTACCGGGTCTTCATCATCAACCCGGATCGCCAATCCACCATGAACCGGGTGGAAGACAGGGCCGACCTGAGCCGTCTGACCTTCGGGCAGGGCGCCGGCTGGCCCGACATTGCGATTCTGGAGGCCAATGGTCTGGAGGTCATTACTACCAGTAAGTATGACAACCTGTTCTATATGGTGGAGGGCGGTCGGTTTGACGCTTTCCCGCGCGGGGTTCTGGAGCCCTGGACCGAGCTGGCGGCACGACCGGACTTGCCGCTGACGGTGGAGGATCGCCTGGTTCTGGTGTATCCGCTGCCGTTTTACCTGTTTGTCAGCGAGGAAGACGCGGCCCTGGCGGAGGCCATTCACAGCGGGCTGGATCGAGCTCTGGAAAGCGGGCGCTACGATGAGTATTTCTTCCAGCACCCGATGATTGAAGATGCGCTGACCCGCTCAAACCTCGCCGAGCGGCGCGCTTTCCCGCTGGAGAACCCGACTCTCACGGAAGAAACACCCCGGAGCCGCGAGGAGTACTGGCTCGACATGGAGCGCTTGCGGGAACGGAGCGCCGCAGACTAA
- a CDS encoding DUF2061 domain-containing protein has product MTKTMTFAVLHFTVAFSVAYVITGSWVLGGAVALIEPAINTVAYHFHELGWKRLERRAAH; this is encoded by the coding sequence ATGACCAAAACAATGACGTTCGCTGTGTTGCACTTTACCGTGGCCTTCAGCGTGGCCTACGTGATCACCGGTAGCTGGGTGCTGGGCGGCGCGGTGGCGCTGATCGAGCCGGCGATCAACACCGTGGCCTACCACTTTCACGAGCTCGGCTGGAAGCGCCTGGAGCGCCGGGCGGCCCATTAG
- a CDS encoding EAL domain-containing protein produces the protein MSQSEPQIATGCSRCRDLPSLPFEFTMAFQPIVDIEKREVFAYEALVRGTQGEGAFQILQKVTDDNRYQFDQSCRTKAIELAAKLGMTTFLSINFLPNAVYEPKSCIRATLAAADKYDFPCNRIIFEVNESEPVGDPGHLEGIFEEYNAQGFTTAIDDFGAGHAGLNLLADFQPGIIKLDMALIRHIDTNRIRQSIVQGVVNTCRELGVEVIAEGVETAGELTTLRSMGVRLIQGYLLAKPEVEALPEVDYGAL, from the coding sequence ATGTCGCAATCCGAACCCCAGATAGCCACAGGCTGCAGTCGCTGTCGGGATCTCCCCTCACTCCCCTTCGAGTTCACCATGGCGTTTCAGCCGATTGTGGATATTGAAAAGCGCGAAGTGTTCGCCTACGAAGCTCTGGTGCGCGGCACTCAGGGCGAAGGCGCCTTCCAGATTCTCCAGAAAGTCACCGATGACAATCGCTACCAGTTTGATCAATCCTGCCGAACCAAAGCCATCGAGCTGGCGGCCAAGCTGGGGATGACCACGTTTCTGAGCATCAACTTTCTGCCCAATGCCGTCTACGAACCCAAAAGCTGTATTCGCGCCACCCTGGCGGCGGCGGACAAGTACGATTTTCCGTGCAACCGCATCATCTTTGAGGTCAACGAATCCGAGCCGGTGGGCGACCCCGGTCACCTGGAAGGGATTTTCGAGGAATATAACGCCCAGGGCTTCACCACCGCCATTGACGATTTTGGCGCCGGCCACGCCGGGCTCAACCTGCTGGCCGACTTTCAGCCCGGGATCATCAAACTCGATATGGCCCTGATCCGGCATATTGATACCAACCGGATTCGCCAGTCCATCGTCCAGGGCGTGGTGAATACCTGCCGGGAGCTGGGCGTGGAGGTCATAGCCGAAGGCGTGGAAACCGCTGGAGAGCTGACCACATTACGCTCTATGGGCGTTCGCTTAATTCAGGGTTACCTGCTGGCCAAGCCCGAGGTGGAAGCCTTGCCAGAGGTGGATTACGGCGCGCTCTGA
- the cfa gene encoding cyclopropane fatty acyl phospholipid synthase, which produces MANTTSASEAAAQTPPSTEKHTAAEQFFIELAAEADIRINGDRPWDIRVYDPSFLSRALSSGAPLAFAEAYMQGHWDCDRIDEMMTRVLHAHLERRLKKFGTLQLLKAYLSAAVINKQDPNRAFKVGEVHYDIGNDLYRRMLDSRMIYSCAFWADADNLEEAQYQKLDMICRKLELKPGMTLLDIGCGWGGLAEFAARHYGAKVTGITISKEQQRLAQEHCAGLPVEIRLVDYRALEGQFDRIVSVGMFEHVGHKNYRTYFDTVSRLLADDGLFLLHTIGTDRQQNGVDPFIEKYIFPNGEIPCRKLINDTSLGLLRLEDWHNFGPDYDRTLMAWWHNFDAAWPELKDKYDQGHFYRMWKYYLLSCAAYFRSREGQLWQIVYSKPDSMREYRSLR; this is translated from the coding sequence ATGGCGAATACCACCTCAGCCTCGGAAGCAGCAGCGCAAACCCCACCCAGTACCGAGAAACACACCGCCGCCGAGCAGTTTTTTATCGAACTGGCGGCCGAAGCCGACATCCGCATCAACGGTGATCGCCCCTGGGACATCAGGGTGTACGATCCATCGTTTCTGTCCCGTGCACTGTCTTCGGGCGCTCCCCTGGCCTTTGCCGAAGCCTACATGCAGGGCCATTGGGACTGCGATCGCATCGATGAGATGATGACCCGCGTGCTGCACGCTCACCTGGAGCGTCGGCTGAAAAAGTTTGGCACGCTTCAGCTATTGAAGGCGTACTTGAGCGCCGCGGTGATCAACAAGCAGGACCCCAACCGGGCCTTCAAAGTGGGCGAGGTTCACTACGATATCGGTAACGACCTGTATCGGCGTATGCTCGACTCCCGCATGATCTACAGCTGTGCGTTCTGGGCGGACGCCGACAACCTGGAAGAAGCGCAATACCAGAAGCTGGACATGATCTGCCGCAAGCTGGAACTGAAACCGGGCATGACCCTGCTGGATATCGGTTGCGGCTGGGGCGGTCTGGCCGAGTTTGCCGCACGCCACTACGGTGCCAAGGTCACCGGCATTACGATTTCCAAAGAGCAACAGCGACTGGCCCAGGAGCACTGCGCCGGGCTACCGGTGGAGATCCGCCTGGTGGATTACCGGGCCCTGGAAGGTCAGTTTGACCGCATCGTCTCGGTCGGCATGTTCGAGCATGTCGGGCACAAAAATTACCGCACCTACTTTGATACGGTCAGCCGCCTCCTCGCCGATGACGGCCTGTTTCTACTGCACACCATCGGAACGGACCGGCAGCAAAATGGCGTCGATCCGTTTATTGAAAAGTATATTTTTCCCAACGGCGAAATCCCCTGTCGCAAGCTGATCAACGACACCAGTTTGGGGCTGCTGCGTCTGGAAGATTGGCACAACTTCGGGCCGGATTACGACCGCACCCTGATGGCCTGGTGGCACAACTTTGACGCCGCCTGGCCGGAGCTGAAAGACAAGTACGATCAGGGGCATTTTTACCGCATGTGGAAATATTATCTGCTGAGCTGCGCGGCCTATTTCCGCTCCCGTGAAGGGCAGCTGTGGCAGATTGTTTACAGCAAGCCGGACAGCATGCGGGAGTATCGTAGTTTGCGGTGA
- a CDS encoding class I SAM-dependent methyltransferase has translation MPKRKSKPRFTAKNSDRHDLYQRSVQAPEFEVEFFDKTFKKLRKRRPYSMREDFCGTALLCGHWVDSHKKRTALGVDIDPDVLQWGVENNLKPFGEPGNRVTLAQRDVRQVTREKFDLVNAMNFSYWIFQERAEMVRYFKAVRKSLVKDGIFFLDMYGGWESQEVMEEARKIEGGFTYVWDQHSFDPMNNVAVNYIHFRFRDGSEMKRAFKYVWRQWSMVEIRELLTEAGFKKLHIYWDVVDGSFRERKKMDNQPGWLAYIAALV, from the coding sequence TTGCCAAAGAGAAAGTCCAAACCCCGTTTTACGGCCAAGAACTCGGACCGACACGATCTGTATCAGCGCAGTGTTCAGGCTCCGGAGTTCGAGGTGGAGTTCTTTGACAAAACGTTTAAAAAGCTTCGCAAACGCCGCCCTTACTCCATGCGCGAAGACTTCTGTGGTACCGCGCTACTGTGTGGCCACTGGGTGGACAGCCATAAAAAACGCACGGCACTCGGCGTGGATATCGATCCCGATGTATTGCAGTGGGGAGTCGAAAACAACCTCAAGCCCTTCGGGGAACCGGGCAACCGGGTCACGCTGGCTCAGCGCGATGTGCGTCAGGTCACCCGGGAGAAGTTCGACCTGGTCAATGCCATGAACTTCAGTTACTGGATTTTTCAGGAGCGGGCGGAGATGGTCCGTTACTTCAAGGCCGTGCGAAAGTCTCTGGTAAAAGACGGCATCTTCTTCCTGGATATGTACGGCGGCTGGGAATCCCAGGAGGTCATGGAGGAGGCCCGCAAGATCGAAGGCGGCTTTACCTATGTGTGGGACCAGCACAGCTTCGATCCAATGAACAATGTGGCGGTCAATTACATTCACTTCCGGTTTCGGGACGGCAGTGAAATGAAGCGCGCGTTTAAATACGTATGGCGCCAGTGGTCCATGGTGGAAATTCGCGAGCTGCTGACCGAGGCCGGCTTCAAAAAGCTGCACATCTATTGGGATGTGGTCGATGGCAGTTTTCGGGAACGCAAGAAAATGGATAATCAGCCGGGGTGGCTTGCGTATATTGCCGCGTTGGTTTGA
- a CDS encoding DnaT-like ssDNA-binding domain-containing protein produces the protein MTSSLIPEKPLLFSPSLAATIGLEEAILLSALSDVAHYRPGTYRQGHHWLKLEAPQLQSLLPFWSDQDLQRVSKSLRDKGIILIESAPYTESRQLLFAFNETDRTQSAPAAPAAHNPDPQTGANRISPHWRPDAELMRHIAQHNIPDHFVREQLPEFIAYWRERGESHHAWGAKFLKHLLRQWREAQTEHQVRRDREVAMHSGWRPSRDALEVLVKHANISLAFIEDAIPEFVLYWQERGDVGRTWNSKFIQHVKRQWLRYNAALEHDTEPRRIPENWQPSQDVYDVLKLANIDLAFAQRQVPEFVLYWRDSNQVHSSWNTKFLQHVKYHWARQHALTTHNPQAGQHAGQQDPSRPGTTRDRSLVQDLTDRSWAR, from the coding sequence ATGACCTCATCGCTGATCCCCGAAAAACCCCTGCTGTTCTCGCCCTCACTGGCCGCCACCATTGGCCTGGAAGAAGCGATTCTGCTCAGCGCCCTCAGCGATGTTGCCCACTACCGGCCGGGTACCTACCGGCAGGGGCACCACTGGCTGAAGCTCGAAGCGCCGCAACTGCAATCGCTGCTGCCCTTCTGGAGCGACCAGGACCTGCAGCGGGTGAGTAAAAGCCTGAGGGACAAAGGGATCATCCTGATCGAGTCCGCCCCCTACACCGAAAGCCGCCAGCTGCTGTTTGCCTTCAACGAAACCGACCGGACCCAGAGCGCCCCGGCCGCTCCTGCCGCCCACAACCCGGACCCGCAGACCGGTGCCAACCGGATCAGCCCCCATTGGCGACCGGATGCCGAGCTGATGCGGCACATTGCCCAACACAACATTCCGGACCACTTTGTGCGCGAGCAACTGCCGGAGTTCATTGCCTACTGGCGCGAGCGCGGCGAGAGCCACCACGCTTGGGGAGCCAAGTTCCTCAAGCATCTGCTGCGCCAGTGGCGCGAGGCCCAGACCGAGCACCAGGTCCGCCGCGACCGGGAGGTCGCCATGCACAGCGGCTGGCGGCCCAGCCGGGATGCGCTGGAAGTGCTGGTCAAGCACGCCAATATCAGCCTGGCGTTCATCGAGGACGCCATTCCCGAGTTCGTGCTCTACTGGCAGGAGCGGGGCGATGTGGGGCGCACCTGGAACAGCAAATTCATCCAGCACGTCAAACGCCAGTGGCTCAGGTATAATGCCGCTCTTGAGCACGATACCGAGCCGCGGCGCATCCCGGAGAACTGGCAGCCCAGTCAGGATGTGTACGACGTGCTCAAACTGGCCAATATCGACCTGGCGTTCGCCCAGCGCCAGGTGCCGGAGTTCGTGCTCTACTGGCGCGACAGCAACCAGGTGCACAGCTCCTGGAACACCAAGTTTCTGCAGCACGTAAAGTATCATTGGGCACGCCAGCACGCTCTGACCACGCACAACCCACAGGCAGGCCAACATGCAGGACAGCAAGACCCTTCTCGACCAGGCACAACGCGCGATCGCAGCCTCGTCCAGGACCTCACCGACCGAAGCTGGGCCCGCTGA
- a CDS encoding replication protein P, which translates to MQDSKTLLDQAQRAIAASSRTSPTEAGPAEQQRRAATDGHIDALNEAFALFRINYHNQYYKAYSDTQVLNQIKKLWLDSLTRFEPDTIRRGARKVIEESEFLPTLNRMMRACQGDPTEFGLPDAHSAYVEACRAPSPKAAQHWSHPAVYHAGLASDWFFLASSAEKVAFPVFERHYQRFCEQVMNGAELPLPQAPALPETTETPLSADENHQRLEALRRELDL; encoded by the coding sequence ATGCAGGACAGCAAGACCCTTCTCGACCAGGCACAACGCGCGATCGCAGCCTCGTCCAGGACCTCACCGACCGAAGCTGGGCCCGCTGAACAGCAGCGCCGGGCCGCGACCGATGGGCATATTGATGCCCTCAACGAGGCCTTTGCCCTGTTCCGCATCAATTACCATAACCAGTACTACAAGGCCTACAGCGACACCCAGGTGCTCAACCAGATCAAAAAGCTCTGGCTGGACAGCCTGACCCGCTTCGAGCCGGACACCATCCGCCGGGGCGCGCGCAAGGTCATTGAAGAGTCCGAGTTCCTGCCAACCCTGAACCGCATGATGCGCGCCTGCCAGGGCGACCCGACCGAGTTTGGCCTGCCGGACGCCCACAGTGCCTATGTGGAAGCCTGCCGGGCGCCCAGTCCCAAAGCGGCCCAGCACTGGAGCCATCCGGCGGTATACCACGCGGGCCTGGCCAGCGACTGGTTTTTCCTGGCCAGCAGTGCCGAGAAAGTGGCTTTCCCGGTGTTTGAGCGTCACTACCAGCGCTTTTGCGAACAGGTGATGAACGGCGCGGAGTTACCCCTCCCCCAGGCGCCGGCCCTTCCCGAAACCACCGAAACGCCCCTGTCGGCCGATGAGAACCACCAGCGGCTGGAGGCGCTCCGGCGCGAGCTGGATCTCTGA
- a CDS encoding glucosaminidase domain-containing protein → MKQGFTQWLLGLGLVAFPLGCLVLTFYLAYHPPQPMEESVAGRQEPPAVPRPAEVKQLPDFASIGHIPDRKRAFFEMLIPMVEWRNHQLEQLREDVIDMRSVLAADKSLSNRQRAQLERLRIHFRVDEDNYPNASDALDELHKRVDILPLEMVLAQGAAESGWGTSRFAQEANNLFGQWCYRKGCGLVPNARSDDMSHEVQKFATVNEAVSTYFRNINTNRAYREVREIRAQQRAQDMAPTGMAMVQGLIRYSSRGQAYIEELKELISYNELEQVHEAWLTPEEPEVPAKAEAEPQTEAG, encoded by the coding sequence ATGAAGCAGGGTTTCACCCAGTGGTTACTGGGCCTGGGCCTGGTGGCCTTCCCTCTTGGCTGTCTGGTGCTGACGTTTTACCTGGCCTACCACCCGCCCCAGCCCATGGAAGAGTCCGTGGCTGGTCGGCAGGAGCCACCAGCGGTACCGCGCCCCGCCGAGGTAAAGCAGCTACCGGATTTTGCCAGCATCGGCCATATCCCCGATCGCAAACGGGCCTTTTTTGAGATGCTGATCCCCATGGTTGAGTGGCGCAATCATCAGTTGGAGCAGCTGCGCGAAGACGTGATTGACATGCGCTCGGTGCTCGCCGCCGACAAGAGCCTCAGCAACCGCCAGCGGGCCCAGCTTGAGCGCCTGCGTATCCATTTCCGCGTGGATGAAGACAACTACCCGAACGCCTCGGACGCCCTGGACGAGCTGCACAAGCGGGTGGACATACTCCCGTTGGAGATGGTTCTGGCTCAAGGGGCGGCAGAATCTGGCTGGGGTACCTCGCGCTTCGCCCAGGAAGCCAACAACCTGTTCGGCCAGTGGTGTTACCGGAAAGGCTGCGGCCTGGTTCCCAACGCCCGCTCGGACGACATGAGTCACGAAGTACAGAAGTTTGCTACGGTGAATGAGGCCGTATCGACCTATTTCCGCAACATCAACACCAACCGGGCCTACCGGGAGGTGCGGGAGATTCGCGCTCAACAGCGTGCTCAGGACATGGCACCCACGGGTATGGCGATGGTGCAGGGGCTGATCCGGTATTCGAGCCGCGGACAGGCGTATATTGAGGAGCTCAAGGAACTGATCAGCTACAACGAACTGGAGCAGGTACATGAAGCCTGGTTGACGCCGGAGGAGCCCGAAGTCCCCGCGAAGGCCGAAGCAGAACCCCAGACCGAGGCGGGGTAA